From Serratia fonticola:
CACGGCTCAGTTCCAGATGCTGCTTCTGGTCTTCACCGACCGGCACCTGATTGGTCTGGTACAGCAGAATGTCTGCCGCCATCAGTACCGGATAGCTGAACAGACCGGCGTTGATGTTTTCCGCATAGCGCGACGACTTGTCTTTGAACTGGGTCATGCGGCTCAGTTCACCGAAATAGGTGTAGCAGTTCAGCACCCAGCTCAGTTGCGTATGTTCTGGCACATGAGACTGCACGAAGATGGTACTTTTCTCTGGATCGATGCCACAGGCCAGGTACAGCGCCAGCGTATCCAGGGTGGCTTTTCGCAGCTGTTGTGCATCCTGACGCACGGTGATGGCATGCAGATCGACTATGCAGTAGATGCAATCAAACTCGTCCTGCAGCTGCACCCACTGGCGCAGCGCCCCCATGTAGTTGCCGATAGTCAGTTCACCGGACGGCTGCGCGCCGCTGAAAACGATGGGCTTACTCATAGTTAAATTTCCCGATCTTCTAAAGATGACAGCCCAAGTGCGGGCAACAAATCGGCGAAGCGCTCCAACACGCGGTCGGGGTGGCTCAGAGCGATCGCTTCACCGTAGTTATATCCGTAAGTCAGACCGACGCTCGGGCAACCTGCCGCCTGCGCCGCCTGAATATCATTGCGTGAATCACCGACGAACAGCACTTCACCGGCCCGCAGGCCAAGCTTGCCGAACACCAGATACAGCGGGGCAGGATGTGGCTTTTTCTCCACCACGTCGTCACCGCCGATAATCAGCGAGAAAAAGTCGATAATGCCGAGCGACGTCAGCAAAGGGGCCACAAAGGGTGTCGGTTTGTTGGTGACCAGCGCTAGCGGGTAGCCAAGCTTGGCCAACTGGGCCAGCGTCTCTATTACCAGTGGAAACAGGCGGCTGCCGCTTTCTACGGTTTGCCCATAGAAATGGTCGAAACGTTGACGCATTTGCAGGCACAGCTCTGGCGTGGCTTCCACCTCTGCCCAGCGCAGCGCACGCTGGACCAGCACATCGGCACCGTTACCAATCCAGGTGCCAACACGGGCCTCACCGGCCTGCGGCAGACCCATTTCAGCCAACGCCATATCGATGGCCGCCGCCAATCCCGGTGCACTGTCTACCAGCGTGCCATCGAGATCGAAGGCCAGACCACGGATAGCGCTAAAATCAGCCATGACTCACCTTTGCCAGCTCGCTGCGCATCTGATCGATCACCGCGCGGTAATCCGGTTTGCCAAAGATGGCCGAGCCTGCCACGAACATGTCCGCGCCCGCTGCAGCGATCTCAGCAATGTTGTCTACCTTCACGCCGCCGTCCACTTCCAGGCGAATGTCGCGGCCGCTTTCGTCGATCAGTTTGCGAACCTGACGCAGCTTGTCTAACGTGCCATGGATAAAGGATTGACCACCAAAACCAGGGTTGACCGACATCAGCAGGATCACGTCGATCTTGTCCATCACGTAATCGAGATAGCTCAACGGGGTCGCAGGGTTAAACACCAGGCCCGCCTTGCAGCCGTTCTCTTTGATCAGTTGGATGGTACGGTCAACGTGTTCGGAAGCTTCGGGATGGAAAGAGATGTAGGTTGCCCCAGCCTTGGCAAAGTCCGGCACGATGCGATCGACCGGTTTTACCATCAGATGGACGTCAATCGGTGCGGTAATGCCGTAATTGCGCAAGGCTTCGCACACCATTGGCCCGATCGTCAGATTAGGCACGTAGTGGTTATCCATCACGTCAAAATGCACCACGTCAGCACCGGCGGCCAACACTTTGGCAGTATCTTCACCCAGGCGGGCAAAATCTGCAGACAGAATGGACGGGGCAATCAAAAACTTTTTCATCCGCTTCTCCAAACGTAGGGGTCGAGTTATTCAGCTTTTTTATACAGCGCCAGAAGTTCGTTCACTTTACTGCGGCCTAAAATATTGCGGCTGATGGTGCGACGAGCCTTCACCACATGCAGCGAAGCATGCTGATACCAGTCACGCGTCAGCTCGGTGTCATGGTTGGAAATCAACACCGGCACGTGGCTTTCCACCGACAGCTGATGCGCTATGCGCGCCAGCCCTTGCTGATCGGCCAGGCTAAAGCTGTTGGTGTGATAAGCGGTAAAATTCGCCGTTGCCGACAGAGGAGCATATGGCGGATCGCAATAGACCACCGCACCTTGGGTCGCCTTCACCATGGTATCGTGATAGTGCTCGCAGACAAAAGTGGCATTGCGTGATTTTTCAGCAAACCAATACAGCTCTTCTTCCGGGAAGTAGGGCTTCTTGTAACGCCCAAACGGCACATTGAACTCACCACGCAGGTTATAGCGGCACAGGCCGTTATAGCAGTGGCGGTTCAGATACAGGAACAGCAGCGCACGCCGATACTCATCGGCAGTGGTGTTGAACTCTTCGCGCAGCAGGTAGAACTGCTCTGAGTTATTGAATTCGTCGGTGAAAAGCAAGCGGGCATCGCGCACGAAATCACTCGTGCGCAGCTTAACGATGTTATACAGGCTGATAAGGTCGCTGTTGATATCGGCGAGAATATAAGCCTCGTACTCTGTGTTCAGGAAGACTGAACCCGCGCCCACGAAGGGCTCGATTAAGCAGTTACCCTCTGGTAAATGACGACGGATCTCGTCTATCAGCGGGTATTTTCCACCAGCCCATTTTAAAAAAGCGCGGTTTTTCTTCATGCCGTCAGTTAGCTACTTATTACAATTCAGAGCGGCGGATATGTACTCTGCTTCAGACAGCACATCAGCGCACAAAATTAATGATTATTTTTTCAGGTCTTGCTGTACTTGCTGTACAGGACGGACCCATGGTTTTTTCGCCTGAACTTCCGCCGGCAGCGTGGCGATGGCACGCTTGGCCTCCGCCGAAGAAGCGTAGTTGCCGCTCACTAACACATACCAGGGCTTACCATCACGCTTGGTCTCGTACACCATAAAGTGTGGCAAATTCTGTCGCTTGGCAAAGGCATTCAACGTATCGGAGCGTGAGGCACTGCTCAACTGCAGCGTGTAATGGCTACCCGGTGCGGTTTTCAGTGAGCTTCCGCTGCCGCTCACCACACCACTCTTGCCTTTGGCCGGTGGGGTGTAAACCGTGGTGGTGGTCGCAGAAGGTTTGACCGATGCTGTCGGCTTGGTGGCTGCTGGCTTGGTGGCAGGCGTTTTATGCGGCTGCGTCGCAGCGGTTGCATTGCCATTCGCCGC
This genomic window contains:
- a CDS encoding phosphoglycolate phosphatase; amino-acid sequence: MADFSAIRGLAFDLDGTLVDSAPGLAAAIDMALAEMGLPQAGEARVGTWIGNGADVLVQRALRWAEVEATPELCLQMRQRFDHFYGQTVESGSRLFPLVIETLAQLAKLGYPLALVTNKPTPFVAPLLTSLGIIDFFSLIIGGDDVVEKKPHPAPLYLVFGKLGLRAGEVLFVGDSRNDIQAAQAAGCPSVGLTYGYNYGEAIALSHPDRVLERFADLLPALGLSSLEDREI
- the rpe gene encoding ribulose-phosphate 3-epimerase, whose protein sequence is MKKFLIAPSILSADFARLGEDTAKVLAAGADVVHFDVMDNHYVPNLTIGPMVCEALRNYGITAPIDVHLMVKPVDRIVPDFAKAGATYISFHPEASEHVDRTIQLIKENGCKAGLVFNPATPLSYLDYVMDKIDVILLMSVNPGFGGQSFIHGTLDKLRQVRKLIDESGRDIRLEVDGGVKVDNIAEIAAAGADMFVAGSAIFGKPDYRAVIDQMRSELAKVSHG
- the dam gene encoding adenine-specific DNA-methyltransferase, whose amino-acid sequence is MKKNRAFLKWAGGKYPLIDEIRRHLPEGNCLIEPFVGAGSVFLNTEYEAYILADINSDLISLYNIVKLRTSDFVRDARLLFTDEFNNSEQFYLLREEFNTTADEYRRALLFLYLNRHCYNGLCRYNLRGEFNVPFGRYKKPYFPEEELYWFAEKSRNATFVCEHYHDTMVKATQGAVVYCDPPYAPLSATANFTAYHTNSFSLADQQGLARIAHQLSVESHVPVLISNHDTELTRDWYQHASLHVVKARRTISRNILGRSKVNELLALYKKAE